A window from Theropithecus gelada isolate Dixy chromosome 1, Tgel_1.0, whole genome shotgun sequence encodes these proteins:
- the SLC6A9 gene encoding sodium- and chloride-dependent glycine transporter 1 isoform X2 has translation MVGKGAKGMLVTLLPVQRSFFLPHFSRATPSISLAESALKVWHEAYNSGLLPQLMAQHSLAMAQNGAVPSEATKRDQNLKRGNWGNQIEFVLTSVGYAVGLGNVWRFPYLCYRNGGGAFMFPYFIMLIFCGIPLFFMELSFGQFASQGCLGVWRISPMFKGVGYGMMVVSTYIGIYYNVVICIAFYYFFSSMTHVLPWAYCNNPWNTRDCAGVLDASNLTNGSRPATLPSNLSHLLNHSLQRTSPSEEYWRLYVLKLSDDIGNFGEVRLPLLGCLGVSWVVVFLCLIRGVKSSGKVVYFTATFPYVVLTILFVRGVTLEGAFTGIMYYLTPQWDKILEAKVWGDAASQIFYSLGCAWGGLITMASYNKFHNNCYRDSVIISITNCATSVYAGFVIFSILGFMASHLGVDVSRVADHGPGLAFVAYPEALTLLPISPLWSLLFFFMLILLGLGTQFCLLETLVTAIVDEVGNEWILRKKTYVTLGVAVAGFLLGIPLTSQAGIYWLLLMDNYAASFSLVVISCIMCVAIMYIYGHRNYFQDIQMMLGFPPPLFFQICWRFVSPAIIFFILVFTVIQYQPITYNHYQYPGWAVAIGFLMALSSVLCIPLYAMFRLCRTDGDTLLQRLKNATKPSRDWGPALLEHRTGRYAPTIIPSPDDGFEVQPLHPDKAQIPIVGSNGSSRLQDSRI, from the exons ATGGTAGGAAAAGGTGCCAAAGGGATGCTG GTGACGCTTCTCCCTGTTCAGAGATCCTTCTTCCTGCCGCACTTTTCCAGAGCCACTCCTTCCATTTCCCTAGCAGAGTCTGCCCTCAAAGTCTGGCATGAGGCCTACAACTCTGGTCTCCTTCCCCAACTCATGGCCCAGCACTCCCTAGCCATGGCCCAG AATGGTGCTGTGCCCAGCGAGGCCACCAAGAGGGACCAGAACCTCAAACGGGGCAACTGGGGCAACCAGATCGAGTTTGTACTGACGAGCGTGGGCTATGCCGTGGGCCTGGGCAATGTCTGGCGCTTCCCATACCTCTGCTATCGCAACGGGGGAG GCGCCTTCATGTTCCCCTACTTCATCATGCTCATCTTCTGCGGGATCCCTCTCTTCTTCATGGAGCTCTCCTTCGGCCAGTTTGCGAGCCAGGGTTGCCTGGGGGTCTGGAGGATCAGCCCCATGTTCAAAG GCGTGGGCTATGGTATGATGGTGGTGTCCACCTACATCGGTATCTACTACAACGTGGTCATCTGCATTGCCTTCTACTACTTCTTCTCGTCCATGACGCACGTGCTGCCCTGGGCTTACTGCAATAACCCCTGGAACACGCGTGACTGTGCTGGTGTGCTGGACGCCTCCAACCTCACCAATGGCTCTCGGccagccaccttgcccagcaaCCTCTCCCACCTGCTCAACCACAGCCTCCAGAGGACCAGCCCCAGCGAGGAGTACTGGAG GCTGTACGTGCTGAAGCTGTCAGACGACATCGGGAACTTTGGGGAGGTGCGGCTGCCCCTCCTTGGCTGCCTCGGTGTCTCCTGGGTGGTCGTCTTCCTCTGCCTCATCCGAGGGGTCAAGTCTTCAGGGAAA GTGGTGTACTTCACAGCCACGTTCCCCTACGTGGTGCTGACCATTCTGTTTGTCCGCGGAGTGACCCTGGAGGGAGCCTTCACCGGCATCATGTACTACCTAACCCCACAGTGGGACAAGAtcctggaggccaag GTGTGGGGTGATGCCGCCTCCCAGATCTTCTACTCACTGGGCTGCGCGTGGGGAGGCCTCATCACCATGGCTTCCTACAACAAGTTCCACAATAACTGTTACCG GGACAGCGTCATCATCAGCATCACCAACTGTGCCACCAGCGTCTATGCGGGCTTCGTCATCTTCTCCATCCTCGGCTTCATGGCCAGTCACCTGGGCGTGGATGTGTCCCGCGTGGCAGACCACGGCCCCGGCCTGGCCTTCGTGGCTTACCCTGAGGCCCTCACACTACTTCCCATCTCCCCGCTGTGGTCTCTGCTCTTCTTCTTCATGCTCATCCTGCTGGGGCTGGGCACTCAG TTCTGCCTCCTGGAGACGCTGGTCACAGCCATTGTGGATGAGGTGGGGAATGAGTGGATCCTGCGGAAAAAGACCTATGTGACCTTGGGTGTGGCTGTGGCTGGCTTCCTGCTGGGCATCCCCCTCACCAGCCAG GCAGGCATCTACTGGCTGCTGCTGATGGACAACTATGCGGCCAGCTTCTCTTTGGTGGTCATCTCCTGCATCATGTGTGTGGCCATCATGTACATCTATG GGCACCGGAACTACTTCCAGGACATCCAGATGATGCTGGGCTTCCCACCGCCCCTCTTCTTTCAGATCTGCTGGCGCTTCGTCTCTCCCGCCATCATCTTC TTTATTCTAGTTTTCACTGTGATCCAGTACCAGCCGATCACCTACAACCACTACCAGTACCCAGGCTGGGCCGTGGCCATTGGCTTCCTCATGGCTCTGTCCTCCGTCCTCTGCATCCCCCTCTACGCCATGTTCCGGCTCTGCCGCACAGACGGGGACACCCTCCTGCAG CGTTTGAAAAATGCCACAAAGCCAAGCAGAGACTGgggccctgccctcctggagcacCGGACTGGGCGCTACGCCCCCACCATAATCCCCTCTCCTGATGACGGCTTCGaggtccagccactgcacccggacaaGGCCCAGATCCCCATTGTGGGCAGTAATGGCTCCAGCCGCCTCCAGGACTCCCGGATATGA
- the SLC6A9 gene encoding sodium- and chloride-dependent glycine transporter 1 isoform X4, with the protein MSGGDTRAAIARPGMAVAHGPVAPSSPGQNGAVPSEATKRDQNLKRGNWGNQIEFVLTSVGYAVGLGNVWRFPYLCYRNGGGAFMFPYFIMLIFCGIPLFFMELSFGQFASQGCLGVWRISPMFKGVGYGMMVVSTYIGIYYNVVICIAFYYFFSSMTHVLPWAYCNNPWNTRDCAGVLDASNLTNGSRPATLPSNLSHLLNHSLQRTSPSEEYWRLYVLKLSDDIGNFGEVRLPLLGCLGVSWVVVFLCLIRGVKSSGKVVYFTATFPYVVLTILFVRGVTLEGAFTGIMYYLTPQWDKILEAKVWGDAASQIFYSLGCAWGGLITMASYNKFHNNCYRDSVIISITNCATSVYAGFVIFSILGFMASHLGVDVSRVADHGPGLAFVAYPEALTLLPISPLWSLLFFFMLILLGLGTQFCLLETLVTAIVDEVGNEWILRKKTYVTLGVAVAGFLLGIPLTSQAGIYWLLLMDNYAASFSLVVISCIMCVAIMYIYGHRNYFQDIQMMLGFPPPLFFQICWRFVSPAIIFFILVFTVIQYQPITYNHYQYPGWAVAIGFLMALSSVLCIPLYAMFRLCRTDGDTLLQRLKNATKPSRDWGPALLEHRTGRYAPTIIPSPDDGFEVQPLHPDKAQIPIVGSNGSSRLQDSRI; encoded by the exons ATGAGCGGCGGAGACACGCGGGCTGCGATCGCTCGCCCCGGGATGGCTGTGGCTCATGGACCTGTGGCCCCCTCTTCCCCAGGACAG AATGGTGCTGTGCCCAGCGAGGCCACCAAGAGGGACCAGAACCTCAAACGGGGCAACTGGGGCAACCAGATCGAGTTTGTACTGACGAGCGTGGGCTATGCCGTGGGCCTGGGCAATGTCTGGCGCTTCCCATACCTCTGCTATCGCAACGGGGGAG GCGCCTTCATGTTCCCCTACTTCATCATGCTCATCTTCTGCGGGATCCCTCTCTTCTTCATGGAGCTCTCCTTCGGCCAGTTTGCGAGCCAGGGTTGCCTGGGGGTCTGGAGGATCAGCCCCATGTTCAAAG GCGTGGGCTATGGTATGATGGTGGTGTCCACCTACATCGGTATCTACTACAACGTGGTCATCTGCATTGCCTTCTACTACTTCTTCTCGTCCATGACGCACGTGCTGCCCTGGGCTTACTGCAATAACCCCTGGAACACGCGTGACTGTGCTGGTGTGCTGGACGCCTCCAACCTCACCAATGGCTCTCGGccagccaccttgcccagcaaCCTCTCCCACCTGCTCAACCACAGCCTCCAGAGGACCAGCCCCAGCGAGGAGTACTGGAG GCTGTACGTGCTGAAGCTGTCAGACGACATCGGGAACTTTGGGGAGGTGCGGCTGCCCCTCCTTGGCTGCCTCGGTGTCTCCTGGGTGGTCGTCTTCCTCTGCCTCATCCGAGGGGTCAAGTCTTCAGGGAAA GTGGTGTACTTCACAGCCACGTTCCCCTACGTGGTGCTGACCATTCTGTTTGTCCGCGGAGTGACCCTGGAGGGAGCCTTCACCGGCATCATGTACTACCTAACCCCACAGTGGGACAAGAtcctggaggccaag GTGTGGGGTGATGCCGCCTCCCAGATCTTCTACTCACTGGGCTGCGCGTGGGGAGGCCTCATCACCATGGCTTCCTACAACAAGTTCCACAATAACTGTTACCG GGACAGCGTCATCATCAGCATCACCAACTGTGCCACCAGCGTCTATGCGGGCTTCGTCATCTTCTCCATCCTCGGCTTCATGGCCAGTCACCTGGGCGTGGATGTGTCCCGCGTGGCAGACCACGGCCCCGGCCTGGCCTTCGTGGCTTACCCTGAGGCCCTCACACTACTTCCCATCTCCCCGCTGTGGTCTCTGCTCTTCTTCTTCATGCTCATCCTGCTGGGGCTGGGCACTCAG TTCTGCCTCCTGGAGACGCTGGTCACAGCCATTGTGGATGAGGTGGGGAATGAGTGGATCCTGCGGAAAAAGACCTATGTGACCTTGGGTGTGGCTGTGGCTGGCTTCCTGCTGGGCATCCCCCTCACCAGCCAG GCAGGCATCTACTGGCTGCTGCTGATGGACAACTATGCGGCCAGCTTCTCTTTGGTGGTCATCTCCTGCATCATGTGTGTGGCCATCATGTACATCTATG GGCACCGGAACTACTTCCAGGACATCCAGATGATGCTGGGCTTCCCACCGCCCCTCTTCTTTCAGATCTGCTGGCGCTTCGTCTCTCCCGCCATCATCTTC TTTATTCTAGTTTTCACTGTGATCCAGTACCAGCCGATCACCTACAACCACTACCAGTACCCAGGCTGGGCCGTGGCCATTGGCTTCCTCATGGCTCTGTCCTCCGTCCTCTGCATCCCCCTCTACGCCATGTTCCGGCTCTGCCGCACAGACGGGGACACCCTCCTGCAG CGTTTGAAAAATGCCACAAAGCCAAGCAGAGACTGgggccctgccctcctggagcacCGGACTGGGCGCTACGCCCCCACCATAATCCCCTCTCCTGATGACGGCTTCGaggtccagccactgcacccggacaaGGCCCAGATCCCCATTGTGGGCAGTAATGGCTCCAGCCGCCTCCAGGACTCCCGGATATGA
- the SLC6A9 gene encoding sodium- and chloride-dependent glycine transporter 1 isoform X1, translating to MSGGDTRAAIARPGMAVAHGPVAPSSPGQVTLLPVQRSFFLPHFSRATPSISLAESALKVWHEAYNSGLLPQLMAQHSLAMAQNGAVPSEATKRDQNLKRGNWGNQIEFVLTSVGYAVGLGNVWRFPYLCYRNGGGAFMFPYFIMLIFCGIPLFFMELSFGQFASQGCLGVWRISPMFKGVGYGMMVVSTYIGIYYNVVICIAFYYFFSSMTHVLPWAYCNNPWNTRDCAGVLDASNLTNGSRPATLPSNLSHLLNHSLQRTSPSEEYWRLYVLKLSDDIGNFGEVRLPLLGCLGVSWVVVFLCLIRGVKSSGKVVYFTATFPYVVLTILFVRGVTLEGAFTGIMYYLTPQWDKILEAKVWGDAASQIFYSLGCAWGGLITMASYNKFHNNCYRDSVIISITNCATSVYAGFVIFSILGFMASHLGVDVSRVADHGPGLAFVAYPEALTLLPISPLWSLLFFFMLILLGLGTQFCLLETLVTAIVDEVGNEWILRKKTYVTLGVAVAGFLLGIPLTSQAGIYWLLLMDNYAASFSLVVISCIMCVAIMYIYGHRNYFQDIQMMLGFPPPLFFQICWRFVSPAIIFFILVFTVIQYQPITYNHYQYPGWAVAIGFLMALSSVLCIPLYAMFRLCRTDGDTLLQRLKNATKPSRDWGPALLEHRTGRYAPTIIPSPDDGFEVQPLHPDKAQIPIVGSNGSSRLQDSRI from the exons ATGAGCGGCGGAGACACGCGGGCTGCGATCGCTCGCCCCGGGATGGCTGTGGCTCATGGACCTGTGGCCCCCTCTTCCCCAGGACAG GTGACGCTTCTCCCTGTTCAGAGATCCTTCTTCCTGCCGCACTTTTCCAGAGCCACTCCTTCCATTTCCCTAGCAGAGTCTGCCCTCAAAGTCTGGCATGAGGCCTACAACTCTGGTCTCCTTCCCCAACTCATGGCCCAGCACTCCCTAGCCATGGCCCAG AATGGTGCTGTGCCCAGCGAGGCCACCAAGAGGGACCAGAACCTCAAACGGGGCAACTGGGGCAACCAGATCGAGTTTGTACTGACGAGCGTGGGCTATGCCGTGGGCCTGGGCAATGTCTGGCGCTTCCCATACCTCTGCTATCGCAACGGGGGAG GCGCCTTCATGTTCCCCTACTTCATCATGCTCATCTTCTGCGGGATCCCTCTCTTCTTCATGGAGCTCTCCTTCGGCCAGTTTGCGAGCCAGGGTTGCCTGGGGGTCTGGAGGATCAGCCCCATGTTCAAAG GCGTGGGCTATGGTATGATGGTGGTGTCCACCTACATCGGTATCTACTACAACGTGGTCATCTGCATTGCCTTCTACTACTTCTTCTCGTCCATGACGCACGTGCTGCCCTGGGCTTACTGCAATAACCCCTGGAACACGCGTGACTGTGCTGGTGTGCTGGACGCCTCCAACCTCACCAATGGCTCTCGGccagccaccttgcccagcaaCCTCTCCCACCTGCTCAACCACAGCCTCCAGAGGACCAGCCCCAGCGAGGAGTACTGGAG GCTGTACGTGCTGAAGCTGTCAGACGACATCGGGAACTTTGGGGAGGTGCGGCTGCCCCTCCTTGGCTGCCTCGGTGTCTCCTGGGTGGTCGTCTTCCTCTGCCTCATCCGAGGGGTCAAGTCTTCAGGGAAA GTGGTGTACTTCACAGCCACGTTCCCCTACGTGGTGCTGACCATTCTGTTTGTCCGCGGAGTGACCCTGGAGGGAGCCTTCACCGGCATCATGTACTACCTAACCCCACAGTGGGACAAGAtcctggaggccaag GTGTGGGGTGATGCCGCCTCCCAGATCTTCTACTCACTGGGCTGCGCGTGGGGAGGCCTCATCACCATGGCTTCCTACAACAAGTTCCACAATAACTGTTACCG GGACAGCGTCATCATCAGCATCACCAACTGTGCCACCAGCGTCTATGCGGGCTTCGTCATCTTCTCCATCCTCGGCTTCATGGCCAGTCACCTGGGCGTGGATGTGTCCCGCGTGGCAGACCACGGCCCCGGCCTGGCCTTCGTGGCTTACCCTGAGGCCCTCACACTACTTCCCATCTCCCCGCTGTGGTCTCTGCTCTTCTTCTTCATGCTCATCCTGCTGGGGCTGGGCACTCAG TTCTGCCTCCTGGAGACGCTGGTCACAGCCATTGTGGATGAGGTGGGGAATGAGTGGATCCTGCGGAAAAAGACCTATGTGACCTTGGGTGTGGCTGTGGCTGGCTTCCTGCTGGGCATCCCCCTCACCAGCCAG GCAGGCATCTACTGGCTGCTGCTGATGGACAACTATGCGGCCAGCTTCTCTTTGGTGGTCATCTCCTGCATCATGTGTGTGGCCATCATGTACATCTATG GGCACCGGAACTACTTCCAGGACATCCAGATGATGCTGGGCTTCCCACCGCCCCTCTTCTTTCAGATCTGCTGGCGCTTCGTCTCTCCCGCCATCATCTTC TTTATTCTAGTTTTCACTGTGATCCAGTACCAGCCGATCACCTACAACCACTACCAGTACCCAGGCTGGGCCGTGGCCATTGGCTTCCTCATGGCTCTGTCCTCCGTCCTCTGCATCCCCCTCTACGCCATGTTCCGGCTCTGCCGCACAGACGGGGACACCCTCCTGCAG CGTTTGAAAAATGCCACAAAGCCAAGCAGAGACTGgggccctgccctcctggagcacCGGACTGGGCGCTACGCCCCCACCATAATCCCCTCTCCTGATGACGGCTTCGaggtccagccactgcacccggacaaGGCCCAGATCCCCATTGTGGGCAGTAATGGCTCCAGCCGCCTCCAGGACTCCCGGATATGA
- the SLC6A9 gene encoding sodium- and chloride-dependent glycine transporter 1 isoform X9: MMVVSTYIGIYYNVVICIAFYYFFSSMTHVLPWAYCNNPWNTRDCAGVLDASNLTNGSRPATLPSNLSHLLNHSLQRTSPSEEYWRLYVLKLSDDIGNFGEVRLPLLGCLGVSWVVVFLCLIRGVKSSGKVVYFTATFPYVVLTILFVRGVTLEGAFTGIMYYLTPQWDKILEAKVWGDAASQIFYSLGCAWGGLITMASYNKFHNNCYRDSVIISITNCATSVYAGFVIFSILGFMASHLGVDVSRVADHGPGLAFVAYPEALTLLPISPLWSLLFFFMLILLGLGTQFCLLETLVTAIVDEVGNEWILRKKTYVTLGVAVAGFLLGIPLTSQAGIYWLLLMDNYAASFSLVVISCIMCVAIMYIYGHRNYFQDIQMMLGFPPPLFFQICWRFVSPAIIFFILVFTVIQYQPITYNHYQYPGWAVAIGFLMALSSVLCIPLYAMFRLCRTDGDTLLQRLKNATKPSRDWGPALLEHRTGRYAPTIIPSPDDGFEVQPLHPDKAQIPIVGSNGSSRLQDSRI, translated from the exons ATGATGGTGGTGTCCACCTACATCGGTATCTACTACAACGTGGTCATCTGCATTGCCTTCTACTACTTCTTCTCGTCCATGACGCACGTGCTGCCCTGGGCTTACTGCAATAACCCCTGGAACACGCGTGACTGTGCTGGTGTGCTGGACGCCTCCAACCTCACCAATGGCTCTCGGccagccaccttgcccagcaaCCTCTCCCACCTGCTCAACCACAGCCTCCAGAGGACCAGCCCCAGCGAGGAGTACTGGAG GCTGTACGTGCTGAAGCTGTCAGACGACATCGGGAACTTTGGGGAGGTGCGGCTGCCCCTCCTTGGCTGCCTCGGTGTCTCCTGGGTGGTCGTCTTCCTCTGCCTCATCCGAGGGGTCAAGTCTTCAGGGAAA GTGGTGTACTTCACAGCCACGTTCCCCTACGTGGTGCTGACCATTCTGTTTGTCCGCGGAGTGACCCTGGAGGGAGCCTTCACCGGCATCATGTACTACCTAACCCCACAGTGGGACAAGAtcctggaggccaag GTGTGGGGTGATGCCGCCTCCCAGATCTTCTACTCACTGGGCTGCGCGTGGGGAGGCCTCATCACCATGGCTTCCTACAACAAGTTCCACAATAACTGTTACCG GGACAGCGTCATCATCAGCATCACCAACTGTGCCACCAGCGTCTATGCGGGCTTCGTCATCTTCTCCATCCTCGGCTTCATGGCCAGTCACCTGGGCGTGGATGTGTCCCGCGTGGCAGACCACGGCCCCGGCCTGGCCTTCGTGGCTTACCCTGAGGCCCTCACACTACTTCCCATCTCCCCGCTGTGGTCTCTGCTCTTCTTCTTCATGCTCATCCTGCTGGGGCTGGGCACTCAG TTCTGCCTCCTGGAGACGCTGGTCACAGCCATTGTGGATGAGGTGGGGAATGAGTGGATCCTGCGGAAAAAGACCTATGTGACCTTGGGTGTGGCTGTGGCTGGCTTCCTGCTGGGCATCCCCCTCACCAGCCAG GCAGGCATCTACTGGCTGCTGCTGATGGACAACTATGCGGCCAGCTTCTCTTTGGTGGTCATCTCCTGCATCATGTGTGTGGCCATCATGTACATCTATG GGCACCGGAACTACTTCCAGGACATCCAGATGATGCTGGGCTTCCCACCGCCCCTCTTCTTTCAGATCTGCTGGCGCTTCGTCTCTCCCGCCATCATCTTC TTTATTCTAGTTTTCACTGTGATCCAGTACCAGCCGATCACCTACAACCACTACCAGTACCCAGGCTGGGCCGTGGCCATTGGCTTCCTCATGGCTCTGTCCTCCGTCCTCTGCATCCCCCTCTACGCCATGTTCCGGCTCTGCCGCACAGACGGGGACACCCTCCTGCAG CGTTTGAAAAATGCCACAAAGCCAAGCAGAGACTGgggccctgccctcctggagcacCGGACTGGGCGCTACGCCCCCACCATAATCCCCTCTCCTGATGACGGCTTCGaggtccagccactgcacccggacaaGGCCCAGATCCCCATTGTGGGCAGTAATGGCTCCAGCCGCCTCCAGGACTCCCGGATATGA
- the SLC6A9 gene encoding sodium- and chloride-dependent glycine transporter 1 isoform X10 yields MMVVSTYIGIYYNVVICIAFYYFFSSMTHVLPWAYCNNPWNTRDCAGVLDASNLTNGSRPATLPSNLSHLLNHSLQRTSPSEEYWRLYVLKLSDDIGNFGEVRLPLLGCLGVSWVVVFLCLIRGVKSSGKVVYFTATFPYVVLTILFVRGVTLEGAFTGIMYYLTPQWDKILEAKVWGDAASQIFYSLGCAWGGLITMASYNKFHNNCYRDSVIISITNCATSVYAGFVIFSILGFMASHLGVDVSRVADHGPGLAFVAYPEALTLLPISPLWSLLFFFMLILLGLGTQFCLLETLVTAIVDEVGNEWILRKKTYVTLGVAVAGFLLGIPLTSQAGIYWLLLMDNYAASFSLVVISCIMCVAIMYIYGHRNYFQDIQMMLGFPPPLFFQICWRFVSPAIIFRLKNATKPSRDWGPALLEHRTGRYAPTIIPSPDDGFEVQPLHPDKAQIPIVGSNGSSRLQDSRI; encoded by the exons ATGATGGTGGTGTCCACCTACATCGGTATCTACTACAACGTGGTCATCTGCATTGCCTTCTACTACTTCTTCTCGTCCATGACGCACGTGCTGCCCTGGGCTTACTGCAATAACCCCTGGAACACGCGTGACTGTGCTGGTGTGCTGGACGCCTCCAACCTCACCAATGGCTCTCGGccagccaccttgcccagcaaCCTCTCCCACCTGCTCAACCACAGCCTCCAGAGGACCAGCCCCAGCGAGGAGTACTGGAG GCTGTACGTGCTGAAGCTGTCAGACGACATCGGGAACTTTGGGGAGGTGCGGCTGCCCCTCCTTGGCTGCCTCGGTGTCTCCTGGGTGGTCGTCTTCCTCTGCCTCATCCGAGGGGTCAAGTCTTCAGGGAAA GTGGTGTACTTCACAGCCACGTTCCCCTACGTGGTGCTGACCATTCTGTTTGTCCGCGGAGTGACCCTGGAGGGAGCCTTCACCGGCATCATGTACTACCTAACCCCACAGTGGGACAAGAtcctggaggccaag GTGTGGGGTGATGCCGCCTCCCAGATCTTCTACTCACTGGGCTGCGCGTGGGGAGGCCTCATCACCATGGCTTCCTACAACAAGTTCCACAATAACTGTTACCG GGACAGCGTCATCATCAGCATCACCAACTGTGCCACCAGCGTCTATGCGGGCTTCGTCATCTTCTCCATCCTCGGCTTCATGGCCAGTCACCTGGGCGTGGATGTGTCCCGCGTGGCAGACCACGGCCCCGGCCTGGCCTTCGTGGCTTACCCTGAGGCCCTCACACTACTTCCCATCTCCCCGCTGTGGTCTCTGCTCTTCTTCTTCATGCTCATCCTGCTGGGGCTGGGCACTCAG TTCTGCCTCCTGGAGACGCTGGTCACAGCCATTGTGGATGAGGTGGGGAATGAGTGGATCCTGCGGAAAAAGACCTATGTGACCTTGGGTGTGGCTGTGGCTGGCTTCCTGCTGGGCATCCCCCTCACCAGCCAG GCAGGCATCTACTGGCTGCTGCTGATGGACAACTATGCGGCCAGCTTCTCTTTGGTGGTCATCTCCTGCATCATGTGTGTGGCCATCATGTACATCTATG GGCACCGGAACTACTTCCAGGACATCCAGATGATGCTGGGCTTCCCACCGCCCCTCTTCTTTCAGATCTGCTGGCGCTTCGTCTCTCCCGCCATCATCTTC CGTTTGAAAAATGCCACAAAGCCAAGCAGAGACTGgggccctgccctcctggagcacCGGACTGGGCGCTACGCCCCCACCATAATCCCCTCTCCTGATGACGGCTTCGaggtccagccactgcacccggacaaGGCCCAGATCCCCATTGTGGGCAGTAATGGCTCCAGCCGCCTCCAGGACTCCCGGATATGA